The proteins below come from a single Corallococcus macrosporus genomic window:
- the metF gene encoding methylenetetrahydrofolate reductase [NAD(P)H], with amino-acid sequence MKIRNCLNPSRPSFSFEFFPPKTDAGVASLLRTVEELAPLEPGFVSVTYGAGGSTRDRTVELVTHIKQQTGIEAMAHLTCVGHTRDELRDVLRRLDAAGIENVLLLRGDPPQGQTTFEPVPGGFRYAEELVRFVREEDFNFCIGGACYPEGHVETASREDDLKHLKAKVDAGMDFVVTQLFFDNAFYFDFVERARRVGINVPIVPGIMPITNYEQVQRFTRMCGATVPMRLALQMERVKDQPDAVVQLGVAHATVQCMELLSRGVPGIHFYTLNKSPATRMIVGALKGRS; translated from the coding sequence ATGAAGATTCGCAATTGCCTCAATCCCTCCCGGCCAAGCTTCTCCTTCGAGTTTTTTCCTCCCAAGACGGACGCGGGCGTGGCCTCGCTCCTGCGCACGGTGGAGGAGCTTGCGCCGCTGGAGCCGGGGTTCGTGTCGGTGACGTACGGGGCGGGCGGGAGCACGCGCGACCGGACGGTGGAGTTGGTCACGCACATCAAGCAGCAGACCGGCATCGAGGCGATGGCGCACCTGACCTGCGTGGGGCACACCCGCGACGAGCTTCGTGACGTGCTGCGCCGGCTCGACGCGGCAGGCATCGAGAACGTGCTCCTGCTTCGCGGGGACCCGCCGCAGGGCCAGACGACGTTCGAGCCGGTGCCCGGGGGCTTCCGCTACGCGGAGGAGCTGGTCCGATTCGTCCGAGAAGAGGATTTCAACTTCTGCATCGGGGGTGCGTGCTATCCGGAGGGCCACGTGGAGACGGCGTCTCGCGAGGACGACCTCAAACACCTGAAGGCCAAGGTGGATGCGGGGATGGACTTCGTGGTGACGCAGCTCTTCTTCGACAACGCCTTCTACTTCGACTTCGTGGAGCGGGCGCGGCGGGTGGGCATCAACGTCCCCATCGTCCCCGGCATCATGCCCATCACCAACTACGAGCAGGTGCAGCGCTTCACGCGCATGTGCGGCGCGACGGTGCCCATGCGGCTGGCGCTCCAGATGGAGCGCGTGAAGGACCAGCCGGACGCCGTCGTGCAACTGGGCGTGGCGCACGCCACGGTGCAGTGCATGGAGCTGTTGTCGCGCGGCGTGCCGGGCATCCACTTCTACACGCTGAACAAGTCCCCCGCGACGCGGATGATCGTGGGCGCGCTGAAGGGGCGGTCATGA
- a CDS encoding TonB family protein — MGTGSSTDWRQRRARKQRAPLRYLVAGILAFLAQAAFVGFVLLVSAIQGSLPQEKRPARPTSVAVRPLTSDQWAKNRGSVSPQQVKPRPTEKREPKEEKKPDETKPQGQVVDVAPGNDQQSPDAKYLAEHNNTVEKETRAREQTANYRNAMPQRTAPQKQEGAAQDQVQPPRVSGNNGQGADDRPQSQGGKKPVFEMPETRRKQEIAMKTDPRERGPGMAVKNQSESDATQGNAKRLRIQPGEGEDSEQEGSTGRTGSPGLATLMPSQAAMDKVVGAAPNDMLQDQEEGDGTFLNTREWKYASFFNRVKQSVGMHWNPNEQLRMRDPTGNIYSGRDRQTLLTITLDERGAVKDIQVEKSSGLDFLDMEAVASFKRAQPFPNPPSGLLSQDATVRFQFGFFLEMGGGPRMRLFRQ, encoded by the coding sequence GTGGGCACGGGTTCCTCGACAGACTGGCGTCAGCGGCGCGCCCGGAAGCAGCGTGCCCCCCTGCGCTACCTGGTGGCGGGCATCCTGGCGTTCCTGGCCCAGGCCGCCTTCGTGGGCTTCGTGCTCCTGGTGTCCGCCATCCAGGGCAGCCTCCCGCAGGAGAAGCGCCCCGCGCGGCCCACGTCCGTGGCGGTGAGGCCGCTCACGTCGGACCAGTGGGCGAAGAACCGGGGGTCGGTGTCTCCGCAGCAGGTGAAGCCCCGCCCCACGGAGAAGCGCGAGCCGAAGGAAGAGAAGAAGCCGGACGAGACGAAGCCCCAGGGCCAGGTGGTGGACGTGGCGCCGGGGAATGATCAGCAGTCCCCGGACGCGAAGTACCTGGCCGAGCACAACAACACGGTGGAGAAGGAAACCCGCGCGCGGGAGCAGACGGCCAACTACCGCAACGCCATGCCCCAGCGGACGGCGCCCCAGAAGCAGGAGGGCGCGGCGCAGGACCAGGTGCAGCCCCCGCGCGTGTCGGGCAACAACGGCCAGGGCGCGGACGACCGGCCCCAGTCCCAGGGCGGCAAGAAGCCCGTCTTCGAGATGCCGGAGACGCGCCGCAAGCAGGAGATCGCCATGAAGACGGATCCGCGCGAGCGCGGCCCGGGCATGGCGGTGAAGAACCAGTCGGAGAGCGACGCCACCCAGGGCAACGCGAAGCGCCTGCGCATCCAGCCCGGCGAGGGCGAGGACAGCGAGCAGGAGGGCTCCACGGGCCGCACCGGCTCCCCGGGCCTGGCCACGCTGATGCCGTCGCAGGCGGCCATGGACAAGGTGGTGGGCGCGGCGCCCAACGACATGCTCCAGGACCAGGAGGAGGGCGACGGCACCTTCCTCAACACCCGCGAGTGGAAGTACGCCAGCTTCTTCAACCGCGTGAAGCAGAGCGTGGGCATGCACTGGAACCCCAACGAGCAGCTGCGCATGCGCGACCCGACGGGGAACATCTACTCCGGGCGCGACCGCCAGACGCTGCTCACCATCACCCTGGACGAGCGCGGCGCGGTGAAGGACATCCAGGTGGAGAAGAGCAGCGGCCTGGACTTCCTGGACATGGAGGCCGTGGCCTCCTTCAAGCGCGCGCAGCCCTTCCCCAACCCGCCGTCCGGCCTCTTGAGCCAGGACGCGACGGTGCGCTTCCAGTTCGGCTTCTTCCTGGAGATGGGCGGGGGCCCCCGGATGCGGCTGTTCCGACAGTAG
- a CDS encoding ADP-ribosylglycohydrolase family protein yields the protein MVSREERIAGGLYGLLIGDALGVPYEFHRPEVIPSPEVIEYGPPPGFDRAHDRVPPGTWSDDGAHALCLLDSLTHQKRLDCEDLGRRLVNWQDWGYLAVEGDVFDVGIQTSTALRRLREGTPAMLAGPNGTMDNGNGSLMRVLPLALWHQGKDAALVSDAMAQSRVTHGHVRAQVCCALYCLWARRILEGAADPWAEAVATFRGLYAEGSPAREELEAHIRPDDPAPGTGGGYVVDCLRSARACVANGKSYEEVVKSAIRLGHDTDTTACVAGGIAGLIHGLNGIPHRWRSQLRGQELVEPLLERLMKSLG from the coding sequence ATGGTGAGTCGCGAGGAGCGCATCGCTGGAGGACTGTATGGGTTGCTCATCGGAGACGCGCTTGGGGTGCCCTATGAGTTCCACCGGCCGGAGGTGATTCCGTCTCCAGAGGTCATCGAATACGGCCCACCGCCGGGCTTCGACCGCGCGCATGATCGCGTCCCACCGGGGACGTGGTCGGACGACGGCGCGCATGCGCTGTGCCTGCTGGATTCGCTGACACATCAGAAGCGGCTGGATTGCGAAGACCTGGGCCGGCGGCTGGTGAACTGGCAGGACTGGGGCTACCTCGCCGTGGAGGGTGACGTGTTCGACGTGGGCATCCAGACCAGCACGGCCCTGCGCCGGCTGCGCGAGGGCACGCCCGCGATGCTCGCGGGTCCCAATGGCACCATGGACAACGGCAATGGCTCACTGATGCGTGTCCTGCCATTGGCCCTCTGGCATCAGGGCAAGGATGCCGCTCTTGTCTCGGACGCCATGGCGCAGTCGCGCGTGACGCACGGTCACGTGCGCGCCCAGGTGTGCTGCGCGCTGTACTGCCTCTGGGCCCGCCGCATCCTGGAGGGCGCTGCGGATCCCTGGGCCGAAGCCGTGGCCACCTTCCGAGGCCTGTACGCGGAGGGCTCTCCAGCGCGGGAGGAATTGGAAGCCCACATCCGCCCGGACGACCCGGCACCCGGAACGGGCGGAGGCTACGTCGTGGACTGCCTGCGCTCCGCTCGTGCCTGCGTGGCGAACGGCAAGTCCTACGAAGAGGTCGTCAAATCCGCCATCCGGCTGGGCCACGACACGGACACCACGGCTTGCGTGGCGGGCGGCATCGCGGGCCTCATCCACGGCCTGAACGGCATTCCGCACCGCTGGCGCTCACAACTGCGCGGACAGGAGCTGGTGGAGCCGCTGCTGGAGCGGCTCATGAAGTCCCTGGGCTGA
- the gcvP gene encoding aminomethyl-transferring glycine dehydrogenase, which yields MSLNWKYQESFAGRHIGPETPEVKQMLSTLGVTSLDAFIESAVPPAIRSQEPLRLPAGRGENEVLAQLEAIAAKNQVFRSFIGMGYSDTHVPNVILRNIFQNPGWYTQYTPYQAEIAQGRLEALLNFQTMVTDLTGMEVANASLLDEGTAAAEAMALAMHAKGDGTGGAFFVSDACHPQTVDVVRTRAIPLGVEVVVGDHRTVDLSAKKFFGALVQYPATDGVVHDYRAFGEKVHAAGGLFVVAADLLGLTLLTPPGEFGADAVVGSAQRFGVPLGYGGPHAAFFATKNAYTRVMPGRLIGVSEDSQGRPALRMALQTREQHIRREKATSNICTAQVLLAVMAGMYAVYHGPEGLKAIAERVHGLTVVLSRGLAKLGFKPKHDQFFDTLRVELTPPQVRGVLAAAEAAKMNFRRIDEKTLGLALDETTRPSDVQDILAAFIQGANKSAAPVNLDEVAEGLESPLAPELRRTSAYLTHPVFNRYHSETEMLRYVRRLEAKDLSLTHSMIPLGSCTMKLNATAEMIPVTWPQFSKLHPFAPTSQAAGYKVVFEQLENALSQVTGFAGCSLQPNAGSQGEYAGLLVIRAYHQARGQGHRDVCLIPSSAHGTNPASAVMAGYRVVVTKCDENGNIDLGDLRAKADEHKDKLAALMVTYPSTHGVFEEEIREICSTIHERGGQVYMDGANLNAQVGLTAPGLVGADVCHINLHKTFCIPHGGGGPGMGPICVAPHLVKFLPGHPVIQTGGSDAIGAISAAPWGSASILLISWMYVQMMGGEGLTQATKLAILNANYVAERLQPHYPVLYRGKRGRVAHECIVDLRPLKKTAGVEVEDVAKRLMDYGFHAPTVSFPVAGTLMIEPTESESKAELDRFCDAMIAIRQEIRDVEEGRAPKDNNVLKNAPHTARTLTAPEWNRPYTREQAVFPTPWVRDNKFWPSVGRLNNVLGDRKLVCSCPPIEDYDTPEQKVA from the coding sequence ATGTCCCTCAACTGGAAGTACCAGGAGTCCTTCGCCGGCCGGCACATCGGCCCTGAGACGCCTGAAGTGAAGCAGATGCTGTCCACGCTGGGCGTCACCTCGCTCGATGCCTTCATCGAGAGCGCCGTGCCCCCCGCCATCCGCTCCCAGGAGCCCCTGCGCCTGCCCGCCGGCCGCGGCGAGAACGAGGTGCTGGCGCAGCTGGAGGCCATCGCGGCGAAGAACCAGGTGTTCCGGTCCTTCATCGGCATGGGCTACAGCGACACCCACGTCCCCAACGTCATCCTGCGCAACATCTTCCAGAACCCGGGCTGGTACACCCAGTACACGCCCTACCAGGCGGAGATCGCCCAGGGCCGGCTGGAAGCGCTGCTCAACTTCCAGACGATGGTGACGGACCTCACCGGCATGGAGGTGGCGAACGCCTCCCTGCTGGACGAGGGCACCGCCGCGGCGGAGGCCATGGCGCTGGCCATGCACGCCAAGGGCGACGGCACCGGCGGCGCGTTCTTCGTCTCCGACGCCTGCCACCCGCAGACGGTGGACGTGGTGCGCACGCGCGCCATCCCCCTGGGCGTGGAGGTCGTCGTGGGCGACCACCGCACGGTGGACCTGTCCGCGAAGAAGTTCTTTGGCGCGCTGGTGCAGTACCCGGCCACGGACGGCGTGGTGCACGACTACCGCGCCTTCGGTGAGAAGGTGCACGCGGCGGGCGGCCTGTTCGTCGTCGCGGCGGACCTGCTGGGCCTCACGCTGCTCACGCCCCCGGGCGAGTTCGGCGCGGACGCGGTGGTGGGCAGCGCGCAGCGCTTCGGCGTGCCGCTGGGCTACGGCGGCCCGCACGCCGCCTTCTTCGCCACGAAGAACGCCTACACCCGCGTGATGCCGGGCCGCCTCATCGGCGTGTCCGAGGACTCGCAGGGCCGGCCCGCGCTGCGCATGGCGCTGCAGACGCGCGAGCAGCACATCCGCCGTGAGAAGGCCACGAGCAACATCTGCACCGCGCAGGTGCTACTGGCCGTGATGGCCGGCATGTACGCCGTCTACCACGGGCCGGAAGGGCTCAAGGCCATCGCGGAGCGCGTGCACGGGCTCACGGTGGTGCTGTCGCGGGGCCTGGCGAAGCTGGGCTTCAAGCCCAAGCACGACCAGTTCTTCGACACGCTGCGCGTGGAGCTGACGCCGCCGCAGGTGCGCGGGGTGCTGGCCGCCGCGGAAGCCGCGAAGATGAACTTCCGTCGCATCGACGAGAAGACGCTGGGCCTGGCGCTGGACGAGACGACGCGCCCGAGCGACGTGCAGGACATCCTCGCGGCCTTCATCCAGGGCGCGAACAAGTCCGCGGCCCCGGTGAACCTGGACGAGGTCGCCGAGGGGCTGGAGAGCCCGCTCGCCCCCGAGCTGCGCCGCACGAGCGCGTACCTCACGCACCCGGTCTTCAACCGCTACCACTCCGAGACGGAGATGCTGCGGTACGTGCGCCGGCTGGAGGCGAAGGACCTGTCCCTCACGCACTCCATGATTCCGCTGGGCAGCTGCACCATGAAGCTCAACGCCACCGCGGAGATGATCCCGGTGACGTGGCCCCAGTTCAGCAAGCTGCACCCGTTCGCGCCCACGTCGCAGGCGGCCGGCTACAAGGTCGTCTTCGAGCAGTTGGAGAACGCCCTGTCGCAGGTGACGGGCTTCGCCGGGTGCTCGCTGCAGCCCAACGCGGGCAGCCAGGGTGAGTACGCGGGCCTGCTGGTGATTCGCGCCTACCACCAGGCGCGCGGGCAGGGGCACCGCGACGTGTGCCTCATCCCGTCCTCCGCGCACGGCACCAACCCGGCCTCCGCGGTGATGGCGGGCTACCGCGTCGTCGTCACCAAGTGCGACGAGAACGGCAACATCGACCTGGGCGACCTGCGCGCCAAGGCGGACGAGCACAAGGACAAGCTCGCCGCGCTGATGGTGACGTACCCGTCCACGCACGGCGTGTTCGAGGAGGAGATCCGCGAGATCTGCTCCACCATCCACGAGCGCGGCGGCCAGGTGTACATGGACGGCGCCAACCTCAACGCGCAGGTGGGCCTCACCGCGCCGGGCCTCGTCGGCGCGGACGTCTGCCACATCAACCTGCACAAGACGTTCTGCATCCCGCACGGCGGTGGCGGCCCGGGCATGGGCCCCATCTGCGTGGCGCCCCACCTGGTGAAGTTCCTCCCCGGACACCCGGTCATCCAGACGGGCGGCTCGGACGCCATCGGCGCCATCTCCGCGGCGCCGTGGGGCAGCGCCAGCATCCTGCTCATCTCCTGGATGTACGTGCAGATGATGGGCGGCGAGGGCCTGACGCAGGCCACGAAGCTGGCCATCCTCAACGCCAACTACGTCGCGGAGCGGCTCCAGCCGCACTACCCGGTGCTGTACCGGGGCAAGCGCGGCCGGGTGGCCCACGAGTGCATCGTGGACCTGCGCCCGCTCAAGAAGACCGCGGGCGTGGAGGTGGAGGACGTGGCCAAGCGCCTCATGGACTACGGCTTCCACGCGCCCACCGTGTCGTTCCCGGTGGCGGGCACGCTGATGATCGAGCCCACGGAGTCCGAGTCCAAGGCGGAGCTGGACCGCTTCTGCGACGCGATGATCGCCATCCGCCAGGAGATCCGCGACGTGGAGGAGGGCCGCGCGCCCAAGGACAACAACGTCCTGAAGAACGCGCCCCACACCGCGCGCACGCTGACCGCGCCGGAGTGGAACCGCCCGTACACCCGCGAGCAGGCCGTGTTCCCCACGCCGTGGGTGCGCGACAACAAGTTCTGGCCGTCCGTGGGACGCCTGAACAACGTGCTGGGTGACCGCAAGCTCGTGTGCTCGTGCCCTCCCATCGAGGACTACGACACGCCCGAGCAGAAGGTCGCGTAG
- a CDS encoding transposase codes for MVRELVPDAFWQRVAPLRPPPRPKREDGPPSCGRPAALEAIVFVLRSGIPWEMLPRKQFGLSGMTAWRRLEEWTRAGVWQQLQDCRSPSP; via the coding sequence ATGGTCCGTGAACTCGTCCCCGACGCCTTCTGGCAGCGCGTGGCGCCGCTGCGGCCTCCGCCTCGGCCCAAGAGAGAAGATGGGCCGCCCTCGTGCGGACGACCGGCGGCGCTGGAGGCCATCGTCTTCGTGCTGAGGAGCGGCATCCCTTGGGAGATGCTGCCTCGCAAGCAGTTCGGCCTGTCGGGCATGACAGCCTGGCGCAGGTTGGAGGAATGGACCCGGGCCGGCGTGTGGCAACAGCTTCAGGACTGCCGCTCACCGAGTCCGTGA
- the gcvH gene encoding glycine cleavage system protein GcvH: protein MSDNIPQDLKYTKEHEWARTTGKTIVVGVTAHAQESLGDVVYVELPKLGATITEGKNFGVIESTKAVSDLFAPITGTVVKVNDELTNNPSLINSDPYGQGWIVEVEPSDAGQVGKLLDAAAYGALLK, encoded by the coding sequence ATGTCTGACAACATCCCGCAGGACCTGAAGTACACGAAGGAGCACGAGTGGGCCCGCACCACGGGCAAGACCATCGTGGTCGGTGTCACGGCCCACGCCCAGGAGTCGCTGGGTGACGTGGTCTACGTGGAGCTGCCCAAGCTGGGCGCCACCATCACCGAGGGCAAGAACTTCGGCGTCATCGAGTCCACCAAGGCCGTGTCGGACCTCTTCGCGCCCATCACCGGCACGGTGGTGAAGGTGAACGACGAGCTGACGAACAACCCCTCCCTCATCAACTCCGACCCGTACGGGCAGGGGTGGATCGTGGAGGTCGAGCCCTCGGACGCCGGGCAGGTAGGCAAGCTGCTGGACGCCGCCGCCTATGGGGCGCTGCTGAAGTAG
- the gcvT gene encoding glycine cleavage system aminomethyltransferase GcvT, which translates to MTRRTPLNEAHRKLGARMVDFVGWDMPVQYSSVIAEHEAVRNAVGLFDVSHMGEIEFNGPGALETVNRLISNDLARCQDGQAVYAGLLNDLGGFVDDVVAYRFSPERILICVNSSNREKDFAWMKARAEGVTPVDRGDEYAQIAVQGPKAVGLVQRLTKADLSQVGTYRFTEGEVAGVKSIISRTGYTGEDGFELYCATGDAVKLWDALLEAGQPDGVKPCGLGARDSLRTEMKYALYGNDIDDAHTALEAGLGWIVKLDKAGGFIGKDALVAQKAAGIPRKLVGFELTGAGIPRHGYPILKDGVRVGEVTSGTQGPSVKKPIGMGYVPTNLATEGSTFDVEIRGRAVPAVVVKTPFLKKS; encoded by the coding sequence ATGACCCGGCGTACGCCCCTCAACGAGGCCCACCGCAAGCTTGGGGCCCGCATGGTCGACTTCGTGGGTTGGGACATGCCGGTGCAGTACTCGTCCGTCATCGCCGAGCACGAGGCCGTGCGCAACGCCGTCGGCCTGTTCGACGTCTCCCACATGGGGGAGATCGAGTTCAACGGCCCCGGCGCGCTGGAGACCGTGAACCGGCTCATCTCCAACGACCTGGCCCGCTGCCAGGACGGCCAGGCCGTCTACGCGGGCCTGCTCAACGACCTGGGCGGCTTCGTGGACGACGTCGTCGCCTACCGCTTCAGCCCCGAGCGCATCCTCATCTGCGTCAACTCCAGCAACCGCGAGAAGGACTTCGCCTGGATGAAGGCGCGCGCGGAAGGCGTCACCCCCGTGGACCGCGGGGACGAGTACGCGCAGATCGCCGTCCAGGGCCCCAAGGCCGTGGGGCTGGTGCAGCGCCTGACGAAGGCGGACCTGTCCCAGGTGGGCACCTACCGCTTCACGGAAGGGGAGGTGGCCGGTGTGAAGTCCATCATCTCCCGCACGGGCTACACCGGTGAGGACGGCTTCGAGCTGTATTGCGCCACCGGCGACGCCGTGAAGCTCTGGGACGCGCTCCTGGAGGCCGGGCAGCCGGACGGGGTGAAGCCCTGTGGCCTGGGCGCCCGCGACTCGCTGCGCACGGAGATGAAGTACGCGCTCTACGGCAACGACATCGACGACGCGCACACCGCCCTGGAGGCGGGCCTGGGCTGGATCGTCAAGCTGGACAAGGCGGGCGGCTTCATCGGCAAGGACGCGCTCGTGGCGCAGAAGGCCGCGGGCATCCCGCGCAAGCTCGTGGGCTTCGAGCTCACCGGCGCCGGCATCCCGCGCCACGGCTACCCCATCCTCAAGGACGGCGTGCGCGTGGGTGAAGTCACCAGCGGCACGCAGGGCCCCTCGGTGAAGAAGCCCATCGGCATGGGTTACGTGCCCACGAACCTGGCCACCGAAGGCTCCACCTTCGACGTGGAGATCCGCGGCCGCGCCGTGCCCGCGGTCGTCGTGAAGACCCCCTTCCTCAAGAAGTCCTGA
- a CDS encoding cation diffusion facilitator family transporter: MEATLVDRSAALQERNRKVRFVLLAILGANWVVAVAKLVFGLMAHSASVTADGLHSFIDGSSNVLGLVAMGVASQPADADHPYGHGKFEALASLGIGAMIGVGMLELGRMAFDSLLHDKHPTVSLTMAAVMVFTLVINLIVTRVERHYGQKYKSSLLLADAQHTLSDVFVSIAVLISIGLVALGFPRADGLVALAVMLFVARVAYGIVRQAVGILSDTARLDPAQVSQHTLAVAGVRSCRDVRSRGMEESVYVDLKIEVDPQLTTAQAHEVADKVEETLHGAYPQVVDVVVHVEPAKAR; encoded by the coding sequence GTGGAAGCCACCCTCGTCGACCGCAGCGCCGCGCTCCAGGAGCGCAACCGGAAGGTCCGCTTCGTCCTGTTGGCCATCCTCGGGGCCAACTGGGTGGTGGCCGTGGCCAAGCTCGTCTTCGGCCTCATGGCCCACTCCGCGTCGGTGACGGCGGACGGACTGCACTCGTTCATCGACGGCAGCTCCAACGTGCTGGGGCTCGTCGCCATGGGCGTCGCGTCGCAGCCAGCGGACGCGGACCACCCCTACGGCCACGGCAAGTTCGAGGCGCTCGCGTCGCTGGGCATCGGCGCGATGATTGGCGTGGGCATGCTGGAGCTGGGGCGCATGGCGTTCGACTCGCTCCTGCACGACAAGCACCCCACGGTGTCGCTGACGATGGCGGCGGTGATGGTCTTCACGCTCGTCATCAACCTCATCGTCACGCGCGTGGAGCGGCACTACGGGCAGAAGTACAAGAGCTCGCTCTTGCTCGCGGACGCGCAGCACACGCTGTCGGACGTGTTCGTGAGCATCGCGGTGCTCATCTCCATTGGCCTCGTCGCGCTGGGCTTCCCGCGCGCGGACGGGCTGGTGGCGCTGGCCGTGATGCTCTTCGTGGCGCGGGTGGCCTACGGCATCGTCCGGCAGGCGGTGGGCATCCTCTCCGACACCGCGCGCCTGGACCCGGCGCAGGTCTCCCAGCACACGCTCGCCGTGGCGGGCGTGCGCTCGTGCCGCGACGTGCGCAGCCGGGGCATGGAGGAGAGCGTCTACGTGGACCTGAAGATTGAAGTCGATCCGCAGCTCACCACCGCGCAGGCCCACGAGGTCGCGGACAAGGTGGAGGAGACGCTGCACGGCGCCTATCCCCAGGTGGTGGACGTGGTGGTGCACGTGGAGCCCGCGAAGGCCCGCTGA
- a CDS encoding OmpA family protein, whose translation MHRCAVGGAALGLLLLASSARAQDATPLPTFSLERLDPNPGLGPLALGNGELLAPGAVRVSLMAHYQRSPLRIPNGLLEPSLVLSRTTGVVSLAVGVLSWLELQAQLPGVIHQSGADLSTSLSIASPSRSGLGAPRIAARLGLLGTSAPEAFHLALDLDVRLPVGGSGALARDQGVRGQGRLMMGKRWGLVAPALELGVLLRRAVSGSDVERINGVGNELRAGIGLTVGYALRAEVSALGAYSWRQQRVSGELLGGLRYAPVRPWEFFALGGAGLGSEPGSPRFRVLAGLALLFDKPPPPPPEDIVYEIVQGLPRAPAEPQLEPEPTPSEPPPPEPARDVSVTETDTDGDGVVDVLNACIHEQGTREHGGCPESSDPLVTLTRERLVLHGQVFFEVGATTLPGRSRVLDEVARVLLEHPEVERVVIEGHTDAEGSSTSNQRLSLARAEAVRDYLLRKGVPAHRLDARGLGARRPASSNGTQSGRGENRRAELLLILGAPASDRSIPATPPQ comes from the coding sequence TTGCACCGATGCGCAGTGGGCGGGGCCGCGCTGGGACTGCTGCTGCTCGCGTCCTCCGCGCGTGCCCAGGACGCCACGCCCCTGCCCACGTTCTCCCTGGAGCGGCTGGATCCGAACCCGGGCCTGGGGCCGTTGGCGCTCGGGAACGGTGAACTGCTGGCGCCTGGGGCGGTGCGCGTCTCCCTGATGGCGCACTACCAGCGGTCGCCGCTGCGGATCCCGAACGGATTGCTGGAACCCTCGCTCGTCCTGTCCCGGACCACCGGAGTGGTGTCGTTAGCCGTCGGCGTGCTGTCCTGGCTGGAGCTTCAGGCCCAGCTTCCTGGGGTCATTCACCAGAGCGGTGCGGACCTGAGCACCTCGCTGTCCATCGCCTCGCCTTCACGCAGCGGGCTGGGGGCGCCGCGGATCGCGGCCCGACTGGGATTGCTGGGGACCTCCGCCCCCGAGGCCTTCCACCTGGCCCTCGACCTGGACGTCCGGTTGCCCGTGGGTGGTTCGGGCGCGCTCGCTCGTGACCAGGGTGTTCGCGGCCAGGGGCGGCTCATGATGGGCAAGCGTTGGGGCCTCGTGGCACCGGCGCTGGAACTGGGTGTGCTCCTGCGTCGCGCGGTGTCGGGCTCCGACGTGGAGCGCATCAACGGCGTGGGCAATGAGCTGCGGGCCGGGATAGGGCTCACGGTGGGTTACGCCCTGCGCGCGGAGGTGTCCGCGCTCGGCGCGTATTCCTGGCGACAGCAACGCGTCAGCGGCGAGTTGCTGGGCGGCCTTCGCTATGCACCCGTCCGGCCCTGGGAGTTCTTCGCCCTGGGCGGGGCGGGTCTGGGCTCGGAGCCGGGGTCGCCTCGCTTCCGGGTGCTCGCGGGATTGGCTTTGCTCTTCGACAAGCCGCCGCCTCCGCCACCAGAGGACATCGTCTACGAGATCGTCCAGGGCCTGCCTCGTGCTCCCGCCGAACCGCAGCTCGAGCCTGAACCCACGCCCTCCGAACCCCCGCCTCCCGAGCCTGCGAGGGACGTGTCAGTCACCGAAACCGACACGGATGGAGACGGTGTCGTGGACGTGCTGAACGCCTGCATCCATGAGCAGGGAACCCGGGAGCACGGCGGCTGCCCCGAGTCCAGCGACCCGCTCGTCACGCTGACCCGCGAGCGCCTTGTCCTCCACGGCCAGGTCTTCTTCGAGGTCGGCGCGACGACGCTGCCGGGCCGTTCACGCGTGCTGGATGAGGTGGCGCGCGTGCTCCTGGAACATCCGGAAGTAGAGCGCGTCGTCATCGAAGGGCACACGGACGCCGAAGGCTCCTCCACCTCCAATCAGCGCCTGTCCCTGGCCCGCGCGGAAGCCGTACGCGACTACCTCCTGCGAAAGGGCGTCCCGGCCCACCGGCTGGATGCCCGAGGCCTCGGTGCGCGCCGGCCCGCGAGCTCCAATGGAACGCAGTCAGGCCGAGGCGAGAACCGCCGCGCGGAGCTGCTGTTGATCCTGGGTGCTCCCGCTTCGGACCGCTCCATCCCCGCGACTCCGCCTCAGTAA